In Poecilia reticulata strain Guanapo linkage group LG1, Guppy_female_1.0+MT, whole genome shotgun sequence, one genomic interval encodes:
- the ppp2r2ca gene encoding protein phosphatase 2, regulatory subunit B, gamma a has protein sequence MGEDAESPKINHTFLRDYVTEADVISTVEFNQTGDLLATGDKGGRVVIFQRETEPKGVSEEEVGDSGEYNVYSTFQSHEPDFDYLKSLEIEEKINKIRWLPQQNAAHFLLSTNDKTVKLWKVSERDKRPEGYNLKDEEGRIKDVSTITSLRVPVLKPTDLMVEVRPRRVFANGHTYHINSISVNSDGETYLSADDLRINMWHLDITDRSFNIVDIKPANMEDLTEVITAAEFHPHHCHLFVYSSSKGTLRLCDMRASALCDRHTKLFEEPEDPGSRSFFSEIISSVSDVKFSHSGRYLLTRDYLTAKVWDLNMDKGPVETYQVHEYLRSKLCSLYENDCIFDKFECVWNSSDSVIMTGAYNSFFRMFDRETGRGVTLEAWRENSKPRAVLRTRRVYTGGKRRRGDVGVDSLDFTKKILHMAWHPEENIIAIAATNNLYIFQDRVNPDAQMQ, from the exons ATGGGCGAGGACGCTGAGAGCCCCAAAATCAACCACACCTTCCTGAGAGACTACGTCACAGAAG CTGATGTCATCTCTACAGTGGAATTCAACCAAACTGGGGACCTGCTGGCAACAGGGGATAAAGGTGGCCGAGTGGTCATCTTTCAAAGAGAAACCGAG CCCAAGGGCGTgtcagaggaggaggtgggggacTCGGGAGAGTACAACGTCTACAGCACGTTTCAGAGTCACGAACCTGACTTTGACTACCTGAAGAGTCTGGAGATAGAGGAGAAGATCAACAAGATCCGATGGTTGCCGCAGCAGAATGCCGCACATTTCCTGCTTTCCACCAATG ATAAAACCGTCAAACTGTGGAAGGTCAGTGAGAGGGACAAGAGACCAGAAGGATACAATCTGAAAGATGAGGAGGGACGAATCAAGGATGTTTCCACCATTACCTCTCTGAGG GTGCCAGTGCTGAAGCCAACAGATCTGATGGTAGAAGTTCGCCCCAGGCGTGTGTTTGCAAATGGACACACATACCACATCAACTCCATCTCCGTCAACAGCGATGGGGAGACCTACTTGTCTGCGGATGACCTGCGCATCAATATGTGGCATCTGGACATCACTGATCGTAGTTTCA ACATTGTAGACATCAAACCTGCCAACATGGAGGACCTGACAGAGGTGATCACAGCAGCAGAGTTCCACCCTCACCACTGCCATCTGTTTGTGTACAGCAGCAGCAAGGGGACCCTGCGCCTCTGTGATATGAGGGCCTCGGCTCTCTGTGACAGACATACCAAAC TTTTTGAGGAGCCTGAAGATCCCGGAAGCCGTTCATTCTTCTCAGAGATTATTTCCTCTGTGTCGGATGTTAAGTTCAGCCACAGCGGGCGCTACCTGCTAACAAGAGATTACTTGACTGCTAAGGTGTGGGACTTAAATATGGACAAAGGCCCAGTTGAAACCTACCAA GTCCACGAATACCTGAGGAGTAAACTGTGTTCCCTCTATGAGAATGATTGCATCTTTGATAAATTTGAATGTGTCTGGAACAGCTCGGACAG TGTGATCATGACGGGGGCGTACAACAGCTTTTTCCGGATGTTCGATCGGGAGACGGGCCGGGGCGTAACCCTGGAGGCATGGAGGGAGAACAGCAAGCCTCGGGCTGTGCTGCGGACACGCCGGGTGTACACGGGCGGGAAGCGACGCCGTGGGGACGTAGGCGTTGACAGCCTGGACTTCACCAAGAAAATCCTGCACATGGCCTGGCACCCTGAGGAGAATATAATTGCTATTGCAGCCACCAACAACCTATACATCTTTCAGGATCGTGTCAACCCCGACGCGCAGATGCAGTAG
- the wfs1a gene encoding wolframin isoform X2: MEKDSESPSSSVTRGSCPVLKGPSPAPKQISSPNAANKPAAPSQPDKSTSPSSPIKLSDFSSSSIQAIHLDKSEHLSGDITEKPHAGTSNTPVSKATSMSSSAKFELTCPGSSCSGSNTSPSGATSTKRSFASVAKQVIMQERLRKAEEEDANDEEDDEELEEDLSVEQMEEKANIGDARAQTQLGQHFLMLAEDKDPDLNNRLAVNWLIKAAKQGRMSAARLLQRCWIQKKGVTPENEADMRKLSKEGKFELAVRKAAMMMYWRLNPDRKKKVAVSELLQNVSQVNAVPGGKASRIPAPTSGQTQKIIESMVSTDAKQLVDLDDFVEMTKKYAQGIVPTVPQNGSQDSSEIESPDLLDRKGKVKAGVVPKEHKKVQKHSWSFDYSGMLPDAKHTNAMKSHLTMLQYPLHAVIEMKEHLFDWASRAGVQWLSTLIPTQHVNALIFFFIISNLTVDLFAFVIPLLVFYLSFIAMIICTLRIFQSSKTWENFKALTSLLTRFEPGLDVEQAETNFGWNNLEQYLYFIFSVFFVIFSFPVADKKWIPCSELSTVAIFFTVLSYYSLSPAAAAYARRAIFIEVASNLCCLTQLLPEDMTGLRFLGHTFMTVPLGESVVLKLSIPCLLYVYLFYLFFSMARTRGFRGTYCFLIPYLVCFMWCEFSVVLLQNSSAVGLIRTCVAYFLFLFALPALVFGLAIMLFIQLFKWFIELELTKMIVTLVICAIPVTLRLWTRFSMSILDVLRSFTQWGPVKFILLCISMVILLFSVYVYHAEGQKVYNSTLTWNQYSQTCGPPAWESKGMAQTQIFCSHLQGHRVTWTGRFRHVRIAETENGAQSVINMLPVFIGDWMRCLYGETYPKCDPKNTSLANSTAAEIADSALSGPVSLATLLKMQEEEELCQIKALAKHTCHVKRFDSYRFEVTVGIIQDGSSGAEDAARDIILMASNEFRQVLLNLKPDNIIEFSTKLDGRLGAKAPAFELKAIHCLDCASSWLTGGRQVKIERDFRRTTVRAFKFAFDFFFSPFLSAEIRT, from the exons ATGGAGAAGGATTCTGAGTCTCCATCCTCCTCTGTCACCAGGGGTTCATGCCCCGTCCTGAAGGGACCCTCACCAGCGCCTAAACAGATTTCTTCTCCCAATGCAGCTAATAAACCTGCTGCACCTTCTCAGCCTGACAAATCAACATCTCCATCAAGTCCCATAAAATTATCTGATTTCTCTTCATCATCCATACAAGCTATTCATTTGGATAAATCAGAACATTTGTCTGGTGACATAACTGAAAAACCTCATGCAGGCACGTCCAACACGCCTGTCTCCAAAGCAACAAGCATGTCATCTTCTGCAAAGTTCGAATTGACCTGTCCTGGATCATCTTGCTCTGGCTCCAACACTTCCCCCTCTGGAGCTACTTCCACAAAACGCAGCTTTGCCTCTGTGGCTAAGCAGGTGATAATGCAGGAGAGACTCAGgaaagcagaggaagaggatgcAAATGATGAAGAAGATG ATGAAGAACTAGAAGAAGACCTGAGTGTGGAGCAGATGGAGGAGAAGGCCAACATTGGTGATGCCAGAGCTCAGACCCAg TTGGGTCAGCACTTCTTGATGCTTGCTGAAGACAAAGACCCAGACCTCAACAACCGCCTGGCAGTTAACTGGCTAATCAAAGCAGCTAAACAGGGAAGAATGTCCGCAGCGAGACTTCTTCAGCGCTGCTGGATCCAGAAAAAGGGAGTAACTCCAGAAAATGAGGCTGACATGCGCAAGTTGTCAAAAGAGGGCAAGTTTGAGCTGGCAGTACGCAAAGCAGCCATGATGATGTACTGGAGGCTCAACccagacaggaagaaaaaagtggCTGTCTCTGAGCTGCTCCAAAATGTCAGCCAGGTGAACGCAGTGCCAG ggggcaaaGCAAGCAGAATCCCTGCTCCTACTTCGGGCCAGACCCAGAAAATAATAGAGAGCATGGTCAGCACTGATG CCAAACAGCTGGTGGACCTGGATGACTttgttgaaatgacaaaaaaatatgcacaagGCATTGTCCCTACTGTCCCTCAAAATGGAAGCCAGGACTCATCAGAAATTGAAAGTCCCGACCTGCTGGATAGAAAAGGGAAG GTCAAGGCAGGGGTAGTCCCTAAAGAACATAAGAAGGTCCAGAAACATTCTTGGAGCTTTGATTACAGTGGGATGCTGCCGGACGCCAAGCATACAAATGCCATGAAGTCACACCTGACG ATGCTGCAGTACCCACTTCATGCAGTTATTGAGATGAAGGAGCACCTGTTTGACTGGGCATCGAGGGCAGGTGTCCAGTGGTTGAGCACGCTCATCCCTACGCAGCATGTCAACGccctcattttcttctttatcaTCAGCAACCTGACCGTTGACCTGTTTGCTTTTGTTATACCCCTGCTTGTCTTTTACCTCTCCTTCATTGCCATGATTATCTGCACTCTAAGGATCTTCCAGAGTAGCAAG ACATGGGAGAACTTCAAAGCCTTAACATCCCTGCTGACTCGTTTCGAACCAGGTCTTGATGTGGAGCAGGCAGAGACCAACTTTGGTTGGAACAACCTGGAGCAATACCTTTACTTTATCTTTTCcgtcttttttgtcattttctcctTCCCTGTCGCCGACAAGAAATGGATCCCTTGTTCTGAGCTCTCCACCGTGGCAATTTTCTTCACAGTTCTCAGCTATTACAGCCTCagcccagctgcagcagcatatGCACGTCGTGCAATCTTCATCGAG GTAGCCTCAAATCTGTGTTGCCTGACACAATTACTGCCAGAGGACATGACAGGACTTCGTTTTCTTGGACACACATTTATGACAGTGCCGCTTGGGGAATCTGTGGTACTGAAGCTCAGCATCCCCTGCCTTCTGTATGTCTACCTTTTCTACCTGTTTTTCAG CATGGCACGAACCCGTGGATTTCGGGGGACCTACTGCTTCCTGATCCCATATCTTGTATGCTTCATGTGGTGTGAGTTTTCAGTGGTCCTCCTACAAAATTCCTCTGCTGTTGGATTAATCCGCACCTGCGTGGCAtacttcctcttcctgtttgcaCTCCCTGCTCTGGTGTTTGGCCTTGCCATCATGCTCTTCATCCAGCTGTTTAAATGGTTCATAGAACTAGAGTTGACAAAGATGATTGTGACCCTGGTGATATGCGCAATTCCCGTCACTCTGCGGCTCTGGACACGGTTCAGCATGTCTATTTTGGATGTTCTGCGCTCATTTACGCAATGGGGTCCAGTCAAATTCATCTTGCTCTGCATTTCCATGGTGATCCTGTTGTTCTCGGTATATGTATACCATGCGGAGGGACAGAAGGTGTACAACTCCACTCTGACATGGAACCAGTACAGCCAGACTTGTGGGCCTCCAGCCTGGGAAAGCAAAGGCATGGCCCAAACTCAGATCTTCTGCAGCCACCTGCAAGGGCACAGAGTCACCTGGACTGGACGCTTTAGACACGTCCGGATTGCTGAGACAGAAAACGGTGCGCAGTCTGTCATTAATATGCTGCCAGTGTTTATTGGGGACTGGATGCGCTGCTTGTACGGTGAAACATATCCCAAGTGTGACCCAAAGAATACATCACTGGCAAACTCAACGGCAGCGGAAATAGCAGACAGTGCTTTGTCAGGTCCAGTTTCTCTGGCCACACTGCTTAAAATGCAAGAAGAAGAGGAGTTGTGTCAAATTAAGGCTTTAGCCAAGCACACCTGTCACGTCAAGCGTTTTGACAGCTATCGATTTGAGGTGACGGTAGGAATTATCCAAGATGGAAGCTCAGGAGCAGAGGATGCAGCCAGAGATATAATCCTCATGGCCAGCAATGAGTTTAGACAAGTTCTGCTCAATCTGAAACCTGATAACATAATAGAATTCAGTACTAAGCTGGATGGACGTTTAGGAGCAAAGGCTCCGGCCTTTGAGCTCAAGGCTATCCACTGCCTCGACTGTGCTTCTTCATGGCTGACTGGAGGCAGGCAGGTGAAGATCGAGAGAGACTTCAGGCGTACAACAGTTAGAGCCTTCAAGTTTgcatttgactttttcttctcACCGTTCCTGTCAGCAGAAATCCGTACCTGA
- the wfs1a gene encoding wolframin isoform X1 has product MEKDSESPSSSVTRGSCPVLKGPSPAPKQISSPNAANKPAAPSQPDKSTSPSSPIKLSDFSSSSIQAIHLDKSEHLSGDITEKPHAGTSNTPVSKATSMSSSAKFELTCPGSSCSGSNTSPSGATSTKRSFASVAKQVIMQERLRKAEEEDANDEEDDEELEEDLSVEQMEEKANIGDARAQTQLGQHFLMLAEDKDPDLNNRLAVNWLIKAAKQGRMSAARLLQRCWIQKKGVTPENEADMRKLSKEGKFELAVRKAAMMMYWRLNPDRKKKVAVSELLQNVSQVNAVPAGGKASRIPAPTSGQTQKIIESMVSTDAKQLVDLDDFVEMTKKYAQGIVPTVPQNGSQDSSEIESPDLLDRKGKVKAGVVPKEHKKVQKHSWSFDYSGMLPDAKHTNAMKSHLTMLQYPLHAVIEMKEHLFDWASRAGVQWLSTLIPTQHVNALIFFFIISNLTVDLFAFVIPLLVFYLSFIAMIICTLRIFQSSKTWENFKALTSLLTRFEPGLDVEQAETNFGWNNLEQYLYFIFSVFFVIFSFPVADKKWIPCSELSTVAIFFTVLSYYSLSPAAAAYARRAIFIEVASNLCCLTQLLPEDMTGLRFLGHTFMTVPLGESVVLKLSIPCLLYVYLFYLFFSMARTRGFRGTYCFLIPYLVCFMWCEFSVVLLQNSSAVGLIRTCVAYFLFLFALPALVFGLAIMLFIQLFKWFIELELTKMIVTLVICAIPVTLRLWTRFSMSILDVLRSFTQWGPVKFILLCISMVILLFSVYVYHAEGQKVYNSTLTWNQYSQTCGPPAWESKGMAQTQIFCSHLQGHRVTWTGRFRHVRIAETENGAQSVINMLPVFIGDWMRCLYGETYPKCDPKNTSLANSTAAEIADSALSGPVSLATLLKMQEEEELCQIKALAKHTCHVKRFDSYRFEVTVGIIQDGSSGAEDAARDIILMASNEFRQVLLNLKPDNIIEFSTKLDGRLGAKAPAFELKAIHCLDCASSWLTGGRQVKIERDFRRTTVRAFKFAFDFFFSPFLSAEIRT; this is encoded by the exons ATGGAGAAGGATTCTGAGTCTCCATCCTCCTCTGTCACCAGGGGTTCATGCCCCGTCCTGAAGGGACCCTCACCAGCGCCTAAACAGATTTCTTCTCCCAATGCAGCTAATAAACCTGCTGCACCTTCTCAGCCTGACAAATCAACATCTCCATCAAGTCCCATAAAATTATCTGATTTCTCTTCATCATCCATACAAGCTATTCATTTGGATAAATCAGAACATTTGTCTGGTGACATAACTGAAAAACCTCATGCAGGCACGTCCAACACGCCTGTCTCCAAAGCAACAAGCATGTCATCTTCTGCAAAGTTCGAATTGACCTGTCCTGGATCATCTTGCTCTGGCTCCAACACTTCCCCCTCTGGAGCTACTTCCACAAAACGCAGCTTTGCCTCTGTGGCTAAGCAGGTGATAATGCAGGAGAGACTCAGgaaagcagaggaagaggatgcAAATGATGAAGAAGATG ATGAAGAACTAGAAGAAGACCTGAGTGTGGAGCAGATGGAGGAGAAGGCCAACATTGGTGATGCCAGAGCTCAGACCCAg TTGGGTCAGCACTTCTTGATGCTTGCTGAAGACAAAGACCCAGACCTCAACAACCGCCTGGCAGTTAACTGGCTAATCAAAGCAGCTAAACAGGGAAGAATGTCCGCAGCGAGACTTCTTCAGCGCTGCTGGATCCAGAAAAAGGGAGTAACTCCAGAAAATGAGGCTGACATGCGCAAGTTGTCAAAAGAGGGCAAGTTTGAGCTGGCAGTACGCAAAGCAGCCATGATGATGTACTGGAGGCTCAACccagacaggaagaaaaaagtggCTGTCTCTGAGCTGCTCCAAAATGTCAGCCAGGTGAACGCAGTGCCAG cagggggcaaaGCAAGCAGAATCCCTGCTCCTACTTCGGGCCAGACCCAGAAAATAATAGAGAGCATGGTCAGCACTGATG CCAAACAGCTGGTGGACCTGGATGACTttgttgaaatgacaaaaaaatatgcacaagGCATTGTCCCTACTGTCCCTCAAAATGGAAGCCAGGACTCATCAGAAATTGAAAGTCCCGACCTGCTGGATAGAAAAGGGAAG GTCAAGGCAGGGGTAGTCCCTAAAGAACATAAGAAGGTCCAGAAACATTCTTGGAGCTTTGATTACAGTGGGATGCTGCCGGACGCCAAGCATACAAATGCCATGAAGTCACACCTGACG ATGCTGCAGTACCCACTTCATGCAGTTATTGAGATGAAGGAGCACCTGTTTGACTGGGCATCGAGGGCAGGTGTCCAGTGGTTGAGCACGCTCATCCCTACGCAGCATGTCAACGccctcattttcttctttatcaTCAGCAACCTGACCGTTGACCTGTTTGCTTTTGTTATACCCCTGCTTGTCTTTTACCTCTCCTTCATTGCCATGATTATCTGCACTCTAAGGATCTTCCAGAGTAGCAAG ACATGGGAGAACTTCAAAGCCTTAACATCCCTGCTGACTCGTTTCGAACCAGGTCTTGATGTGGAGCAGGCAGAGACCAACTTTGGTTGGAACAACCTGGAGCAATACCTTTACTTTATCTTTTCcgtcttttttgtcattttctcctTCCCTGTCGCCGACAAGAAATGGATCCCTTGTTCTGAGCTCTCCACCGTGGCAATTTTCTTCACAGTTCTCAGCTATTACAGCCTCagcccagctgcagcagcatatGCACGTCGTGCAATCTTCATCGAG GTAGCCTCAAATCTGTGTTGCCTGACACAATTACTGCCAGAGGACATGACAGGACTTCGTTTTCTTGGACACACATTTATGACAGTGCCGCTTGGGGAATCTGTGGTACTGAAGCTCAGCATCCCCTGCCTTCTGTATGTCTACCTTTTCTACCTGTTTTTCAG CATGGCACGAACCCGTGGATTTCGGGGGACCTACTGCTTCCTGATCCCATATCTTGTATGCTTCATGTGGTGTGAGTTTTCAGTGGTCCTCCTACAAAATTCCTCTGCTGTTGGATTAATCCGCACCTGCGTGGCAtacttcctcttcctgtttgcaCTCCCTGCTCTGGTGTTTGGCCTTGCCATCATGCTCTTCATCCAGCTGTTTAAATGGTTCATAGAACTAGAGTTGACAAAGATGATTGTGACCCTGGTGATATGCGCAATTCCCGTCACTCTGCGGCTCTGGACACGGTTCAGCATGTCTATTTTGGATGTTCTGCGCTCATTTACGCAATGGGGTCCAGTCAAATTCATCTTGCTCTGCATTTCCATGGTGATCCTGTTGTTCTCGGTATATGTATACCATGCGGAGGGACAGAAGGTGTACAACTCCACTCTGACATGGAACCAGTACAGCCAGACTTGTGGGCCTCCAGCCTGGGAAAGCAAAGGCATGGCCCAAACTCAGATCTTCTGCAGCCACCTGCAAGGGCACAGAGTCACCTGGACTGGACGCTTTAGACACGTCCGGATTGCTGAGACAGAAAACGGTGCGCAGTCTGTCATTAATATGCTGCCAGTGTTTATTGGGGACTGGATGCGCTGCTTGTACGGTGAAACATATCCCAAGTGTGACCCAAAGAATACATCACTGGCAAACTCAACGGCAGCGGAAATAGCAGACAGTGCTTTGTCAGGTCCAGTTTCTCTGGCCACACTGCTTAAAATGCAAGAAGAAGAGGAGTTGTGTCAAATTAAGGCTTTAGCCAAGCACACCTGTCACGTCAAGCGTTTTGACAGCTATCGATTTGAGGTGACGGTAGGAATTATCCAAGATGGAAGCTCAGGAGCAGAGGATGCAGCCAGAGATATAATCCTCATGGCCAGCAATGAGTTTAGACAAGTTCTGCTCAATCTGAAACCTGATAACATAATAGAATTCAGTACTAAGCTGGATGGACGTTTAGGAGCAAAGGCTCCGGCCTTTGAGCTCAAGGCTATCCACTGCCTCGACTGTGCTTCTTCATGGCTGACTGGAGGCAGGCAGGTGAAGATCGAGAGAGACTTCAGGCGTACAACAGTTAGAGCCTTCAAGTTTgcatttgactttttcttctcACCGTTCCTGTCAGCAGAAATCCGTACCTGA